CGGGGCCGACCGAGGGTCCGCCAGCCACTGGGCCAGCGCCTCCGGTTCCTTCTCCGCCACCTCGGCCAGGGTCGCGCCGCGCCAGCGGCCCACGTCCAGACCGCCCGGGCCCGGCACCGCAGCGGCGTCGAGGCCCAGCGCCCGAGCCGTCTCACGGCAGCGTGCGGTGGGGGAGACCCACACCCTGGAGACCGGCGGGAGCGTCCCCGCCGCCGCCCGGGCGAGCCGCAGACCCGACGCGTCCAGGGGACAGCCGTCGTCGAAACGGGCCTCCCGCAGCGCCGCGCTGATCGCCGGTGAGATCAACATCACTCGGCTCGTCATCCGGTCACTCCCGCGTTCATTCCGCCCCAATGTCGTTGTCATGTACGGCACTTGAGGCAGCGTACGGCGCACCGGCGCGCTGTACGCCGTCCTGTGCGCCCTTGGCCGCGCCCCCGCTTCGCGGTACCTTCTCGTCGATATTGACGACGGTTCGACGGAAGCCGGTGGGAATCCGGCACGGTCGCGCCACTGTAAGCCCCGTACGCACCCGCCCGGTGCGGTCCGGGGGCAAGTCAGACCCGTGACTGTCGTCCTCTGCACCACCGATACGGGACGCGAGTTCCCCCAGGAGGTCCTGTCATGGCACAGTCCGCAGTCCAGCCGACCGCCGTTCCCACCGCCGTACCCGAGAAGCTGCCGATCGGTGCGATCGCCCCCTGGGCGGTCTTCTTCGGCGTGCTGATGCTGGTGCTGCTCTACTTCGTCGGCGCCGAACAGGGCGCCACCTCGCTGGTCTCCGGCGAGGGCGTGCACGAGTGGGTGCACGACGCCCGTCACCTGCTCGGCTTCCCCTGCCACTGACGACGACGGGGAAACGTACGAGCTCATGAACTCCACCACTGTCAGAAACCTCCTGGTCCGCGGCATGCTCGCGGGCCTTGTCGCGGGTGTGCTCGTCTGGGTCGTCGCGTACCTCTTCGCCGAGCCGCTCGTCGACGACGCGATCGCGTTCGAGGAGATGCACGAGGCCCACGGGCATGCCGAACAGGCGCTCGTCTCCCGTGCGTTGCAGTCCACCGTGGGTCTGGGGACCGGCGTCCTCGTCTACGGCGTCGCGTTCGGCGGTATCGCGGCCCTCGCGTACTGCTTCGCGCTCGGCCGGATCGGCCGCTTCGGACCGCGCGCGACCGCGCTGCTCCTCGCCGGGGCCGGACTGCTCGCCGTGTACGTCGTGCCGTTCCTCAAGTACCCGGCCAACCCGCCCGCCGTCGGCGACCCCGACACTCTCAACCAGCGCACCGCGCTGTTCTTCCTGATGGTCGCGCTGAGCGTGCTGTTGGCCGTCGGCGCGGTGATCCTGGGCAAGCGCCTCGCGCCGCGCCTGGGCAACTGGAACGCGACCCTCGCCGCGGTCGCCTTCTTCGTCGTGGTCGTCGGACTGGCGTACGCCTTCCTGCCGTCGTTCACCAACGAGGTCCCGGCGGGCTTCTCCGCGAGCCTGCTGTGGAAGTACCGGGTGGCCACGCTCGCCATCCAGGCGACGATGTGGACCGCGTTCGGCCTGGTCTTCGGACTGCTGGCGGAACGACTGCTCGTTCCGAGGACGGCAGCGGCCGTCGGCGCGAGCGGTGCCGAGCCACAGGCGACTCCCGTGGCGCACTGACCGGATCGCGGCACTGCCCCGAGGGGGTCCCGGATGTCCGGGACCCCCTCCGGCATGTGTGCACCGGTACCCGCACCGCCATTCCCAATTTCTGGAACACGTTCTACCGTGTGCGCCGACAGGTCCGGCCTTGGGGAGCCAGCAGGAGGCGCCGTGCATCTCGAATACACGCCCGAGCAGCAGCAGCTGCGCACCGAACTGCGCGCCTACTTCGCCGAGTTGGTGCCGGACCGGGCCTACTCGCGCTTCAGCGACCACGTGGCCCAGAAGCGCTTCTACCGCGAGACCATCCGCCGTCTCGGCGGCGACGGCTGGCTCGGCGTCGGCTGGCCGCAGGAGTACGGGGGGCGAGGGCTGTCCCCGATGGAACAGTTCATCTTCTTCGACGAGGCCGCCCAGGCTGGCGTACCGCTGCCGCTGATGGCACTCAACACCGTCGGCCCGACGATCATGCGGTACGGCAGCGAGGAGCAGAAGGCCTACTTCCTGCCGAAGATCCTCGCCGGCGAGATCGACTTCGCGATCGGCTACAGCGAGCCGGAGGCGGGCACCGACCTGGCCGCCCTGAAGACGCGCGCCGTGCGGGACGGCGACGACTACGTCGTCAACGGCCAGAAGATCTGGACGACCAACGGGGACACCGCTGACTGGGTGTGGCTGGCCGTGCGTACGGACCCGGACGCCCCGCCGCACAAGGGCATCACCATGCTCCTCATGCCGACCACCGACCCCGGCTACTCCTGCACCCTCATCCGCACCCTCGCCTCGCACGACACCACCGCCAGCTACTACGAGAACGTCCGCGTCCCCGTCGCCCACCGCGTCGGCGAGGAGAACCAGGGCTGGCGGCTGATCACCAACCAGCTCAACCACGAGCGCGTCACCCTCGCCGCCCACGGCACGATGGCCATCCGCTCCCTGCACGACGTACAGCGCTGGGCGATGGAGACGAAACTCGCCGACGGCCGCCGCGTCGTCGACCTCCCGTGGGTCCGCCGCCGCCTCGCCCAGATCCACACCAGGCTCGACGCGATGAAACTCCTCAACTGGCAGATGGTGAACGCCGTCCAGGAGGGCACCCTCACCCCCCAGGACGCCTCCGCCGTCAAGGTGTACGGCTCCGAGGCCCGCCGCGAGGCCTACGCCTGGCTCCTGGAGATCGTCGCCGCCCCCGGCGCGCTGAAGGAGGGCTCGGCCGGCGAGATACTCCACGGCGAACTGGAACGCGGCTACCGCTCAGCGGTGATCTTCACCTTCGGGGGCGGCAACAACGAGATCCAGCGGGAGATCATCTCGTGGATCGGGCTGGGGATGCCGAGGGTGCGGCGTTAGTGCCTTGTGGCGAGGATTTTCAGTCGGCACAAAAGAGGGACAGTGAGCGTCAAGATCACCGCCCCTTTTCAGAGGGCATTTGATTTAGTCGAATTGCCTTTTAAGTCCTTGTAAGTTCCTCGCCAGGTTGGCGTGGTCTCGTCCGTTATGCGTTTGGCGAGGTTGTCGATCGATGCGACGTGGATCATACGGAGCTGGCGGTGAGGGTCTCGTAGTCGCGGGCGAGGCGGCGGTGCATCATGATCCAACCGGTTGGGTCGGCCGCGCGGCGAGGTGCTCGCCGTGAGGGCGAGTCCTGTTCCGCGCGGCCTCTCGCCGAACCGGACATGACGGTTTCCCGGTCATCCGGCTCTCCAGTGACTACTGCGTGAATGGTCTGGCTGGCCGTTCCGAATGGATACGGTCGTGGCAGATGTCGCAGGCCACGACTGTTTTGCGGCGTCGATGGAGCATGACGCGCGCCCAGTCGGAAGGCTGCCATCCGGCATGTGCGAGGTTGGCGAGAGCGCGGACGTGGTGCACTTGCACGTTGCCCTTGCTTCCGTAGATCTCGCAGGTATCCGCCAGGAGTCTCGCAATGAGTTCCTTCTGCGGGTAGTCCACCCGGACAGGCTCACGATCGGCGAGTTCCGCCGCCCGCTGCCGTTGGAGGGGAATCCCGCCGAACCGGGCCACCAGTGGCGTCCTGTTCTTCCGCTCGATTCGGGCCTCGAAACAGACTCGGGGCCCATTGGGGGTGTCGATTCTGGCCTTGTGCTTGGCGGCCATCTTCGACACGGACGAGCGGTGCTTGGCTGCAAGAGTCTGGAGCATAGAAGTCTCCATGACCCATTGCAGCCGATGCAGCCGGAAGACATCTCCGGCAAGCAGGTAGTACTGAACAACGCCCCGATAAACGGTCCCGAAGGTCGCCACGATCGCGTGATGGCTGCTGTTGAGCAGGGCCGTCTTCTTCGCGGGTTTTCCGCGATCGGTATAGGGGGCGCACTTGGCTTTGATCACGTCCTGTGGGACACGGAGTGCTACCTGGCCGTTGACCCGACGGTAACGGCCGGTCTTCTTCGTGTCGTTGTGCTGGGTCGTGATCTCGTAGCCGAGAAACCTCGCTGCCCGGGTGCGGGCGTGAGTGATCAGTGTCTTTTCCTGGGACAGTTCCAGCTTGAGTTCATCACGCAGGAACTGTCCCAGGCGTTGTTTGATCTGCTCGGCCTCGGCTTTCGGTCCGGTGAAACCAAGGAGGTGATCATCCGCGTAGCGGATATAGCGCAGCCTGCGGTATCCCGGATCGTTGGGATCCGCGCTCGGCAGGCTCACCATCCGTTGACGCAGCGCATGGGCCTGTACCCGGTCGCCGCGCCGGCGGGCTTTCGCCAGCAGATTCTGCAACTCCAGATAGGCCGGGTTGCGGGCCCGGCGCTTCCCTCGGGTGTACTCCGGAATCAGAACTGTCTCGACGAACTCATCCAGCTTGTGCAGGTAGATGTTGGACAGGATCGGGGAAGCCGCCCCGCCTTGCGGCGCTCCGGAGAGCGTGGCGCCCCATCTCCAGTCCTCCAGGTATCCGGCTGTCAGCATGTTGCGCACCAGCCGCAGAAACCGCTGGTCATGGATCTTCTCGCCGAGGATCGACAGCAGGACCTCATGGTCCAGGCTGCCGAAGCAGTCGGCGATGTCCCCTTCGATGAACCAGGACGTCCCGGTCCAGGTATGGTCCACCTCCCGCAAAGCGGTATGGCAGCCACGGCGGGGACGAAACCCGTGAGAGCGGCCGGAGAACGTCGGTTCGTAGTACGCCTCCGATAACAGGCGGACCACTTCACCGACGAGTTTGTCCGACCAGGTCGGCAGCCCCAGCGGACGCGTCTTCCCGTTCTTCTTCGGGATATGAACGCGCCGGACCGGACGAAAGCGGTAACGCTCGTGGCGCATCGCCTCGATGATCCGGTCGATCTTCCGCTGTGACATGCTGTCCACGGTTTCTGACGTGACCCCGGGCGTCATCGCACCATGGTTGGCGTAGATGCGCCCGTAGGCCAGCAGATACAACTGCGGATTGAACAGCTGCCGATACAGTTCATCACACGGCAGGCCATGCCTGCCGCGTTCACGCAGGACACCCAACACCGTTTTGGCGCTCTGCATTTCGCATACCTCCCGAGTCGGGGTGTCCGAATCAC
The DNA window shown above is from Streptomyces sp. NBC_01451 and carries:
- a CDS encoding CbtB domain-containing protein gives rise to the protein MAQSAVQPTAVPTAVPEKLPIGAIAPWAVFFGVLMLVLLYFVGAEQGATSLVSGEGVHEWVHDARHLLGFPCH
- a CDS encoding acyl-CoA dehydrogenase family protein, with amino-acid sequence MHLEYTPEQQQLRTELRAYFAELVPDRAYSRFSDHVAQKRFYRETIRRLGGDGWLGVGWPQEYGGRGLSPMEQFIFFDEAAQAGVPLPLMALNTVGPTIMRYGSEEQKAYFLPKILAGEIDFAIGYSEPEAGTDLAALKTRAVRDGDDYVVNGQKIWTTNGDTADWVWLAVRTDPDAPPHKGITMLLMPTTDPGYSCTLIRTLASHDTTASYYENVRVPVAHRVGEENQGWRLITNQLNHERVTLAAHGTMAIRSLHDVQRWAMETKLADGRRVVDLPWVRRRLAQIHTRLDAMKLLNWQMVNAVQEGTLTPQDASAVKVYGSEARREAYAWLLEIVAAPGALKEGSAGEILHGELERGYRSAVIFTFGGGNNEIQREIISWIGLGMPRVRR
- a CDS encoding CbtA family protein, yielding MNSTTVRNLLVRGMLAGLVAGVLVWVVAYLFAEPLVDDAIAFEEMHEAHGHAEQALVSRALQSTVGLGTGVLVYGVAFGGIAALAYCFALGRIGRFGPRATALLLAGAGLLAVYVVPFLKYPANPPAVGDPDTLNQRTALFFLMVALSVLLAVGAVILGKRLAPRLGNWNATLAAVAFFVVVVGLAYAFLPSFTNEVPAGFSASLLWKYRVATLAIQATMWTAFGLVFGLLAERLLVPRTAAAVGASGAEPQATPVAH
- a CDS encoding histidine phosphatase family protein; protein product: MTSRVMLISPAISAALREARFDDGCPLDASGLRLARAAAGTLPPVSRVWVSPTARCRETARALGLDAAAVPGPGGLDVGRWRGATLAEVAEKEPEALAQWLADPRSAPHGGEPVRALCDRVARWLDETAAQATGRTVAVVEPEVVRAATVRVLGAPGSAFWRIDVPPLTATELTGRAGRWNVRVGGQLGASHEESGGTPHQGQGAARA
- a CDS encoding reverse transcriptase/maturase family protein, with translation MQSAKTVLGVLRERGRHGLPCDELYRQLFNPQLYLLAYGRIYANHGAMTPGVTSETVDSMSQRKIDRIIEAMRHERYRFRPVRRVHIPKKNGKTRPLGLPTWSDKLVGEVVRLLSEAYYEPTFSGRSHGFRPRRGCHTALREVDHTWTGTSWFIEGDIADCFGSLDHEVLLSILGEKIHDQRFLRLVRNMLTAGYLEDWRWGATLSGAPQGGAASPILSNIYLHKLDEFVETVLIPEYTRGKRRARNPAYLELQNLLAKARRRGDRVQAHALRQRMVSLPSADPNDPGYRRLRYIRYADDHLLGFTGPKAEAEQIKQRLGQFLRDELKLELSQEKTLITHARTRAARFLGYEITTQHNDTKKTGRYRRVNGQVALRVPQDVIKAKCAPYTDRGKPAKKTALLNSSHHAIVATFGTVYRGVVQYYLLAGDVFRLHRLQWVMETSMLQTLAAKHRSSVSKMAAKHKARIDTPNGPRVCFEARIERKNRTPLVARFGGIPLQRQRAAELADREPVRVDYPQKELIARLLADTCEIYGSKGNVQVHHVRALANLAHAGWQPSDWARVMLHRRRKTVVACDICHDRIHSERPARPFTQ